The Pyrus communis chromosome 9, drPyrComm1.1, whole genome shotgun sequence genome has a segment encoding these proteins:
- the LOC137745305 gene encoding mitochondrial Rho GTPase 1 has protein sequence MTKVAAGNDHPVGQNAVRIVVAGDRGTGKSSLIVTAATENFPANVPPVLPPTRLPEDFYPERVPITIIDTSSRPEDTNKVAEELKRADAVVLTYACNQPQTLDRLSTFWLPKLRQLEVKVPVIVVGCKLDLRDENQQVSLEQVMSPIMQQFREIETCIECSAYKHIQIPEVFYYAQKAVLHPTGPLFDQETQTLKDQCVRALKRIFILCDHDRDGALSDAELNDFQVKCFNAPLQPSEIVGVKRVVQEKLPEGVNEHGLTLTGFLFLHALFIEKGRLETTWTVLRKFGYNNEIRLADELIPSPTKRTPDQSVELTNEAIEFLKANFDLFDNDGDGALRPRELEELFSTAPASPFSEHPYKDAAEKNAFGGLSLDGFLSQWALMTLLNPASTMENLIYIGYPGDVSSTIRVTRKRRLDRKKQQSERNVFQCFVFGPKKAGKSALLDSFLGRPFSDTYNPTTGERYAVNVVDQPGGPKKTLVMREIPEDGVEKFLRNKEALAACDIAVFVHDSSDESSWRRATELLIEVASHGETTGFEVPCLIVAAKDDLDAFPSAIQHSTRVSQDMGTEAPIPISTKLGDFNNVFRKIVSAAEHPHLSIPETEAGRTRKQYHKILNRSLMFISVGAAVAMVGVAAYRVYAARKNASS, from the exons ATGACCAAAGTTGCAGCAGGAAATGATCACCCTGTTGGCCAAAACGCAGTCCGAATTGTTGTGGCTGGAGACCGCGGCACGGGGAAATCCAGCTTGATTGTGACTGCTGCCACTGAGAACTTTCCGGCAAATGTGCCTCCGGTGCTGCCTCCAACAAGGCTGCCTGAAGATTTCTACCCTGAACGCGTGCCCATCACCATTATCGACACATCTTCTCG ACCCGAGGATACCAATAAAGTTGCTGAAGAATTGAAGCGGGCTGATGCAGTTGTGCTTACTTATGCGTGTAATCAGCCCCAGACACTTGATCGGTTGAGTACCTTTTGGCTTCCAAAACTTCGTCAACTAGAG GTAAAGGTACCTGTTATAGTGGTGGGTTGTAAGCTGGATTTGAGAGATGAGAACCAACAGGTGAGCCTCGAACAAGTGATGTCACCAATAATGCAACAGTTTCGGGAGATTGAAACTTGCATTGAATGTTCAGCATATAAACATATTCAG ATTCCGGAAGTTTTTTACTATGCACAAAAAGCTGTGCTGCATCCAACGGGCCCATTATTTGATCAGGAAACACAGACTTTAAAGGACCAATGTGTGCGAGCCTTGAAGCGGATATTCATTCTTTGTGATCATGATAGGGATGGTGCCCTCAGTGATGCAGAGTTGAATGATTTCCAG GTTAAATGTTTCAATGCTCCATTACAACCTTCTGAAATAGTGGGTGTTAAGAGGGTTGTGCAAGAAAAATTACCGGAAGGAGTCAATGAACATGGGCTTACATTGACAGGGTTTCTTTTCCTTCATGCACTATTCATAGAGAAGGGACGTCTAGAGACAACGTGGACTGTCCTTAGGAAGTTTGGATACAACAATGAAATAAGACTTGCAGATGAACTAATCCCGTCTCCCACTAAACGAACTCCTGACCAG AGTGTGGAGCTGACAAATGAGGCAATCGAGTTTCTGAAGGCTAACTTTGACTTGTTTGACAATGATGGT GATGGGGCCCTCCGACCACGTGAACTTGAAGAACTATTTTCTACTGCTCCGGCAag CCCATTTAGTGAACATCCATATAAGGATGCTGCAGAGAAAAATGCATTTGGAGGGTTATCACTTGATGGATTTTTGTCACAG TGGGCCCTCATGACCCTCCTAAACCCAGCTTCTACCATGGAGAATCTGATATACATTGGTTATCCTGGTGATGTTTCATCCACAATCCGTGTGACTAGGAAGAGGCGTTTAGATCGCAAGAAACAGCAATCTGAAAGAAATGTTTTCCAATGCTTTGTCTTTGGTCCAAAGAAGGCTGGGAAGTCTGCATTATTGGATTCTTTTCTTGGAAG GCCATTTTCTGATACTTATAATCCAACCACTGGGGAGCGTTATGCGGTTAATGTTGTTGATCAACCTGGG GGACCCAAGAAAACCCTAGTAATGAGAGAAATTCCTGAAGATGGAGTTGAGAAATTTCTCAGAAATAAAGAGGCTTTGGCTGCATGTGACATAGCTGTGTTTGTTCACGACAG TTCTGATGAGTCGTCCTGGAGGAGAGCAACTGAGTTGCTGATAGAAGTTGCTAGTCATGGTGAGACTACTGGCTTTGAGGTACCTTGCCTCATTGTTGCAGCTAAAGATGATCTCGATGCATTCCCATCGGCCATTCAACATTCTACGAGG GTTAGCCAGGATATGGGAACAGAGGCTCCTATACCTATCAGCACAAAGTTGGGTGATTTCAACAATGTATTTCGTAAAATTGTAAGTGCCGCGGAGCACCCGCATCTGAGCATTCCTGAGACTGAGGCTGGAAGGACCCGCAAGCAATACCATAAGATCCTTAACCGATCTCTTATGTTTATTTCAG TGGGAGCTGCAGTGGCCATGGTTGGAGTGGCGGCTTACCGAGTCTATGCTGCGAGGAAGAATGCCTCCAGTTAA